The Panicum virgatum strain AP13 chromosome 5K, P.virgatum_v5, whole genome shotgun sequence genome has a window encoding:
- the LOC120710123 gene encoding WUSCHEL-related homeobox 7-like, with product MASSFNDNRHWPSMFRSNKHAAEPSPFLSGGGGGNATSAAASGLKHPSSGFAGGEERTPDPKPRWNPRPEQIRILEAIFNSGMVNPPRDEIPRIRMRLQEYGQVGDANVFYWFQNRKSRSKNKLRAAGTARAPARGAAAAPPPLATPPALQAAPQPQLLTQQQVQLLPSPAQQAPTSSSSSSSDRSSGSSRPAAKRAAQEMSPAAAMDLLGPLAAACPQMYYQGQPVAAPTSPPAHKVQDLVSSDEPIFQPWQQGYCLSAAEVAAILAGQYMPVPVQQHPPASLPAGAFLGRCNEVTGPAIAGQRTCAWGAGLGQYCPGGGGADHHQLELSKNTTAAAPTNAVAREVAHEDSTKLGLLPYCFGDCTAVDAASIAATTSPLAATPDAAVTVASVAASTAGLPGLPASAAAPNGVVASYDLLHLQGGVRVHGNSRLLSALHARMHWAGLLSSLLGFLQTPLISEFTGHGTITSPQLILPHLFDCLSTRAHAGLAADGALLGVGTVAPAAVSAAAAAPSAPTGAHAQQEGGGVAALCVADTATGKSVAHAVAAARLDVRAQFGEAAVLFRCAGERGLDIEQVPVDASGRTVHPLQHGAFYYVLV from the exons ATGGCCTCCTCCTTCAACGACAACAGGCACTGGCCCAGCATGTTCAGGTCCAACAAGCACGCCGCCGAGCCGTCGCCGttcctctccggcggcggcggcggcaacgccaccagcgccgccgctagcGGCCTCAAGCACCCCTCCTCGGGCTTCGCAG GCGGCGAGGAGCGGACCCCGGATCCGAAGCCGCGGTGGAACCCGAGGCCGGAGCAGATCCGGATCCTGGAGGCCATCTTCAACTCCGGCATGGTCAACCCGCCGCGCGACGAGATCCCGCGCATCCGCATGCGCCTGCAGGAGTACGGCCAGGTCGGCGACGCCAACGTCTTCTACTGGTTCCAGAACCGCAAGTCCCGCTCCAAAAACAAGCTGCGCGCCGCGggcaccgcgcgcgcgccggcccgcGGGGcagccgctgcgccgccgcccctcgccacgccgcccgcgctCCAGGCGGCCCCGCAGCCGCAGCTCCTGACCCAGCAGCAGGTCCAGCTGCTTCCGTCGCCAGCGCAGCAGGCGCCCacttcctcgtcctcgtcctcctccgaccGCTCCTCGGGGTCCAGCAGGCCGGCCGCGAAGCGGGCGGCGCAGGAGatgtccccggcggcggccatggaccTGCTCGGGCCGCTCGCCGCGGCGTGCCCCCAGATGTACTACCAGGGCCAGCCCGTGGCGGCTccgacctcgccgcccgcgcacaAGGTGCAGGACCTCGTGTCCTCCGACGAGCCCATCTTCCAGCCGTGGCAGCAGGGCTACTGCCTGTCGGCCGCCGAGGTCGCCGCCATTCTCGCGGGGCAGTACATGCCGGTGCCCGTGCAACAGCACCCGCCGGCGTCGTTGCCCGCGGGTGCATTCTTGGGGCGGTGCAACGAGGTGACTGGCCCAGCCATCGCCGGCCAAAGAACCTGCGCCTGGGGCGCGGGGCTCGGGCAGTACTgtccagggggcggcggcgctgatcaTCATCAGCTCGAGCTCAGCAAGAACACCACCGCAGCGGCACCGACGAACGCCGTGGCCAGGGAGGTGGCGCACGAGGACTCCACAAAGCTGGGGTTGCTGCCGTACTGCTTCGGCGATTGCACGGCTGTGGACGCGGCCTCCATCGCTGCCACTACTTCACCCCTTGCGGCAACGCCGGACGCCGCTGTCACCGTGGCGAGCGTCGCCGCTTCTACGGCTGGGCTGCCAGGCTTGCCTGCGAGTGCTGCCGCTCCTAATGGTGTCGTCGCCAGCTATGATCTCCTGCATCTGCAAG GGGGCGTGCGTGTGCATGGCAATTCAAGGCTCCTTTCAGCTCTTCACGCACGCATGCATTGGGCCGGACTACTGTCATCTTTACTTGGGTTTCTTCAAACGCCTTTGATTTCTGAATTCACGGGCCACGGGACAATAACTTCGCCGCAGTTAATACTTCCCCATTTGTTTGACTGTCTCTCTACACGGGCGCATGCAGGACTCGCCGCGGACGGGGCCCTCCTCGGCGTCGGGACCGTCGCTCCTGCCGCCgtttccgcggccgccgcggcgccgtcggCGCCCACAGGGGCGCACGCGCagcaggagggcggcggcgtcgcggcgctgTGCGTCGCGGACACCGCCACGGGCAAGAGCGTGGCTCACGCcgtcgcggcggcgaggctggaCGTGCGGGCGCAGTTCGGCGAGGCGGCCGTGCTGTTCCgctgcgccggcgagcgcggcctCGACATCGAGCAGGTCCCCGTCGACGCGTCGGGCCGCACCGTCCACCCGCTCCAGCACGGCGCCTTCTACTACGTGCTGGTATAA